One region of Quercus lobata isolate SW786 chromosome 2, ValleyOak3.0 Primary Assembly, whole genome shotgun sequence genomic DNA includes:
- the LOC115970292 gene encoding uncharacterized protein LOC115970292, protein MELMEGQQGEAAPAQAVPSLVSSLPVRSPPTVPRHPPQYSPQPTPTSAAEQEKRREQKETQKLREKAEKLKEQAEKAKIKSERAMNEAEQRGYELGIAETEKALRAEVPEVCRIFCARTWSEALDCAGVEASSELRKPENIYYPEVIRSSAPQSYQADTPSPAVNPNEEALPRNSPPGASPNKPTTASKAETVSQGFQQELDSTVQSTGDITKK, encoded by the exons atggagctgatggaaggtcaACAGGGAGAGGCTGCACCTGCCCAAGCAGTACCATCCCtggtttcatctcttccagTCAGGTCTCCTCCTACAGTTCCTCGCCACCCTCCTCAATATTCTCCGCAACCAACGCCGACCAGTGCTGCCGAGCAAGAAAAGCGCAGAGAACAGAAAG AGACTCAGAAGCTAAGGGAGAaagctgaaaagctcaaagaacaagccgagaaagcgaaaatcaAGTCCGAACGGGCGATgaatgaagccgagcagaggggctaTGAACttgggatagctgaaactgagaaggcCCTCAGAGCCGAAGTTCCGGAGGTGTGCCGCATCTTCTGCGCGAGAACCTGGAGTGAGGCTCTAGACTGTGCTGGGGTCGAAGCCTCATCGgaactacgtaagccagagaacaTATATTACCCCGAAGTGATACGCTCTTCAGCGCCTCAATCGTACCAAGCTGATACCCCTTCCCCAGCTGTTAACCCTAACGAGGAGGCTCTGCCTCGCAAttcccctccaggagcttcccccaacaaacccaccactGCTTCAAAGGCAGAGACGGTCTCACaaggttttcaacaagaattggactccacagttcaatcAACTGGGGACAttaccaaaaagtaa
- the LOC115978242 gene encoding uncharacterized protein LOC115978242, with amino-acid sequence MKREGRQHGMVRTYRILPSSINPRPETRVVNKYDSPLTAGLFTKVPSKPTNHSKFTGKCGTPGCTGCHDHPACKSKNKTKGTRKLKSHDVVSNSRLISWRVMDRKPGLNFSGFSATGILDHLYNDHANDDDDDDEEVYSDINEYDHVYYGYGSSNNGDNKAEIEIKEDDDEKSDGNDDDKMSFCDVGFVLDQAEGDEGWCLVEEM; translated from the coding sequence ATGAAGAGAGAGGGTCGCCAACATGGGATGGTTAGGACCTACAGGATCCTACCATCTTCAATAAACCCGAGACCCGAAACCCGAGTCGTCAACAAATACGATTCGCCCCTGACTGCTGGGTTATTTACCAAGGTGCCATCCAAGCCCACCAACCACTCCAAGTTCACGGGCAAGTGTGGCACACCAGGGTGCACAGGGTGTCATGACCACCCAGCATGTAAGTCCAAGAACAAGACCAAGGGGACCCGTAAGCTGAAGTCACACGATGTCGTTTCCAACTCTCGGTTAATCAGCTGGCGGGTCATGGATAGGAAACCCGGCttgaatttttctgggttttctgCCACAGGTATTTTGGACCATCTTTATAATGATCATgccaatgatgatgatgatgatgatgaagaagttTATAGTGATATTAATGAGTATGATCACGTATATTATGGTTATGGGTCTTCAAATAATGGGGACAACAAGGCAGAGATTGAGATTAAAGAAGATGATGACGAAAAAAGTGATGGTAATGATGATGATAAAATGAGTTTTTGTGATGTGGGATTCGTGTTGGACCAAGCTGAAGGAGATGAAGGTTGGTGTCTAGTGGAAGAAATGTGA
- the LOC115976530 gene encoding cystinosin homolog — MANWNSIPLKITYEVLGWTAFVSWSISFYPQVILNFRRKSVVGLNFDFVVLNLTKHSSYLIYNAALYFSSAIQKQYFEKYGQDQMIPVAANDVAFSIHAVLLTAITLFQIAIYERGSQKVSKITIGIVSAVWLFAAVCIFIALPSHSWLWLISIFNSIQVFMTVIKYIPQVFMNFARKSTDGFSIGNILLDFSGGVANYGQMAVQSIDQDSWVNFYGNIGKTLLSLVSIFFDIIFIFQHYVIYPHKKAEVSSKLIVEEGSRTEPLVKSPDHPELENV; from the exons atggcaAACTGGAATTCAATTCCTCTAAAAATCACGTACGAGGTACTAGGATGGACAGCTTTCGTATCATGGTCCATCAGTTTCTACCCGCAAGTCATCTTGAATTTTCGTAGGAAAAG TGTTGTGGGGTTGAACTTCGATTTCGTGGTGCTGAATTTGACGAAGCACTCTTCGTATCTCATATACAACGCGGCCCTCTACTTTAGCTCCGCTATTCAGAAGCAATACTTTGAAAAATATGGCCAGGACCAG ATGATACCTGTAGCTGCAAATGATGTCGCTTTCTCTATCCACGCTGTTCTTTTGACAGCAATTACCTTGTTCCAAATTGCAATCTATGAA CGTGGAAGTCAGAAGGTTTCCAAGATAACAATTGGAATTGTCTCTGCTGTGTGGTTATTTGCTGCTGTATGTATTTTCATAGCTTTGCCAAGCCATTCTTGGCTTTGGCTAATCTCCATCTTTAA ctcaattcaagtttttatgaCGGTCATCAAATATATTCCCCAG GTGTTTATGAACTTTGCAAGAAAGAGCACAGATGGGTTCAGCATTGGCAACATTTTACTCGATTTTTCTGGAGGGGTGGCAAATTATGGACAGATGGCCGTGCAATCTATAGATCAAG ATTCTTGGGTGAACTTTTATGGAAACATAGGGAAGACATTGCTATCTCTG GTATCTATATTCTTTGACatcattttcatatttcaaCATTATGTCATCTATCCTCACAAGAAAGCCGAAGTCTCTTCTAAACTCATTGTGGAGGAGGGCTCACGCACTGAGCCGCTTGTTAAGTCTCCTGATCACCCAGAGTTAGAAAATGTGTAA